Proteins from a genomic interval of Plasmodium sp. gorilla clade G2 genome assembly, chromosome: 10:
- a CDS encoding prohibitin, putative, translated as MNAPPNFDIHQFRKLGKLGASIGAIIGVTSFGSWFFKNSLYNVEAGKRAIKYNRIFGLSNKIYGEGTHFLIPFFERSIIYDVRTKPRVLMSLTGSRDLQMVNITCRVLSRPNEKKLVEIYRTLGKEYDEKVLPSIINEVLKSVVAQYNASQLITQREVVSKSVREQLVQRAKDFNILLDDASITHLSFSNEYEKAVEAKQVAQQEAERSKYVVLKAEQEKKSTIIKAQGEAEVAKLIGLAVKDNPAFMELKKIELSREVSNIISKCQNKVMLPTDSLLINFTK; from the coding sequence atgaatgCTCCTCCCAATTTTGACATACATCAGTTTAGAAAATTAGGGAAATTAGGTGCAAGTATAGGAGCAATAATAGGTGTAACTTCATTTGGTAGTtggttttttaaaaatagttTATATAATGTAGAGGCAGGGAAGAGAgccataaaatataatagaatATTTGGCTtgtcaaataaaatatatggtgAAGGTACGCACTTTTTAATACCATTTTTTGAGAGatctataatatatgatgTAAGAACAAAACCTAGAGTATTAATGTCATTAACAGGTTCAAGAGATTTACAAATGGTAAACATAACATGTCGTGTATTATCAAGAccaaatgaaaagaaattagtagaaatatatagaacCTTAGGAAAGgaatatgatgaaaaagTATTACCATCAATTATTAATGAAGTTTTAAAAAGTGTTGTAGCACAATATAATGCTTCTCAATTAATTACTCAAAGAGAAGTTGTAAGTAAATCAGTACGTGAACAATTAGTACAAAGAGCAAAAGATTTTAATATACTTCTTGATGATGCATCTATTACTCATTTAAGCTTTAGTAATGAATACGAAAAAGCTGTTGAAGCTAAGCAAGTTGCACAACAAGAAGCAGAAAGAAGTAAATATGTTGTTCTTAAAGcagaacaagaaaaaaaatctaCAATTATTAAAGCACAAGGAGAAGCTGAAGTAGCCAAATTAATAGGTCTTGCTGTTAAAGACAATCCTGCATTTatggaattaaaaaaaattgaattatCAAGAGAAGtttcaaatattatatcaaaatGTCAAAATAAGGTTATGCTACCTACGGATTCGttgttaataaattttacaaaataa
- a CDS encoding FAD synthetase, putative, whose amino-acid sequence MDGKDNDEWNDYSNSFMLYERIEKLYNDHLIEKSKLNEENKELINNNVAHLQRETKNVIRNKYMIKESMYNYDIKNYYNDEFILKKKVMELSEDIMTGIDYIYDIFRLCNESNVFLSFNGGKDAVVILHLFRCAYAKYLKDMNIKRKKPHLIYFKDEMNEFPEVYQFLNESAFMFDFHISIIKGTWKNGITNFIKNVQKKHQATIIDQLKINSIDSNIFHSTLAFINGTRFNDTNTEKLQILNVSSRGLPPYLYVNPVFYWTYGAIWTFILYFKFSYCILYDHGYSSIGSIKDTVKNEFLKCNDCYLPAYFLKNWNYERYNRIQPNDK is encoded by the coding sequence atggaTGGGAAAGACAATGATGAATGGAATGATTATTCAAATTCATTCATGTTATATGAAAGgatagaaaaattatataatgatcaTTTGATTGAAAAAAgtaaattaaatgaagagAATAAAGagttaattaataataatgtggcCCATCTTCAGAGGGAAACAAAAAATGTTATTAGAAATAAGTATATGATTAAGGAAAGTatgtataattatgatataaaaaattattataatgatgaatttatattaaaaaaaaaagtgatgGAGTTATCGGAAGATATTATGACAGGTAtagattatatttatgatatttttCGTTTATGTAATGAAAGTAATgtctttttatcatttaatggTGGAAAGGATGCTGTGGttattttacatttatttcGATGTGCATATGCAAAATATCTTAAGGATATGAatatcaaaagaaaaaaaccacaccttatttattttaaagatGAAATGAATGAATTTCCTGAAGTTTATCAATTCTTAAATGAAAGTGCTTTTATGTTTGATTTTCATATAAGTATAATCAAAGGAACTTGGAAAAATGGTATTactaattttataaaaaacgTCCAAAAAAAACATCAAGCTACTATTATAGATCaattgaaaataaattcTATTGATTCAAACATATTTCATTCTACATTAGCTTTTATAAATGGTACAAGATTTAATGATACGAATACTGAAAAATTACAAATTTTAAATGTTAGTTCAAGAGGATTACCaccatatttatatgttaatcCTGTCTTTTATTGGACCTATGGTGCCATATGGACATTTAtactttattttaaatttagttattgtattttatatgatcatGGATATTCTTCCATTGGTTCAATAAAAGATACAgttaaaaatgaatttttaaaatgtaaCGATTGTTATTTACCTGCTTATTTCTTGAAAAATTGGAATTATGAAAGATATAATAGAATACAACCAAAtgacaaataa
- a CDS encoding cysteine--tRNA ligase, putative, with amino-acid sequence MNLFLFICIALFVYLYKLNLPNTLKNNIKRSLLLKLGHHQTVLSINRKATKSGGMFFIRNSFLNRNKNFHKIDKYIFKRLFHSKMDNDNKLPKWNLPSKEGKKITNLFVNNSLTHSKVEFIPQEGNKIKWYACGPTVYDAAHLGHARTYVSFDIIRRILVNYFKYDVFMVINITDIDDKIIKRSVEEKIGFTELARKWEYEFWEDMKSLNVLLPTAITRVSEYVDDIVKYIEKIIENKYAYVSEEGSVYFDIDEFKKSGKHFYARMEPLSVKDENKILEGEGDLGVISKTKKNSYDFALWKSSKPNEPNWDSPWGKGRPGWHIECSTMASNILGDVLDIHSGGIDLRFPHHDNELAQSEAFFDHSQWVNYFLHSGHLHIEGLKMSKSLKNFITIKNMLTKYTSNQIRILFLLNKWDNFMNYSPNGESMVQCIEIDKSFTNFFALILMKINNFDLNSSNLYWSDADNKLNLLFRQTKSKIHEHFLDNFNTPDALLAIQKLITEVNIYVDKEKIQIGLLLEIKHYINFIFETFGLIYGDANKGKYDKFDELLQTLGTYRRNIRINLQSNAKLIRNILKEKNKKNDLDPVAAQEKNEQLHSEFINNIKTNNELLLKECDLLRDQHLLNMGILIDDRPNNEFVIKIIDDNQLQQEKNKREQELSKKMAGNQKKGNQNEKRE; translated from the exons atgaatcttttcctttttatatgtatagcattatttgtatatttatataaattaaatttaccTAATACATTAAAGAATAATATCAAAAGgagtttattattaaaattaggaCATCACCAAACAGTTCTTTCTATAAATAGGAAAGCCACAAAAAGTGGGGGAATGTTTTTTATACGAAATTCATTTCTTAATAGAAATAAGAATTTTCATAAAA tagataaatacatatttaaaagattatTTCATTCAAAAAtggataatgataataaattacCAAAATGGAATCTACCCTCAAAAGAAGGAAAGAAAATAACTAACTTGTTTGTGAACAATTCTTTGACACATAGCAAAGTGGAATTTATACCTCAG gaggggaataaaataaagtggTACGCTTGTGGTCCAACCGTTTACGATGCTGCCCATTTGGGACACGCAAGAACTTATGTTAGCTTTGATATTATAAGAAGAATATTAGTTAATTATTTCAAGTATGATGTATTTATGGTAATAAACATAACAGATATTGATGACAAGATAATTAAGAGAAGtgtagaagaaaaaattggCTTTACTGAATTAGCTAGAAAATGGGAATATGAATTTTGGGAAGACATGAAGAGTTTGAACGTTCTTTTACCAACAGCTATTACTAGAGTAAGTGAATATGTAGATGatattgtaaaatatatagaaaaaattattgaaaaCAAATATGCTTATGTAAGTGAAGAAGGAAGtgtatattttgatattgatgaatttaaaaaaagtggAAAACATTTTTATGCACGTATGGAACCGTTATCTgtaaaagatgaaaataaaatattagaaGGAGAAGGAGATTTAGGAGTAATTTCAAAGacgaaaaaaaattcatacgATTTTGCATTATGGAAATCCTCTAAACCAAATGAACCAAATTGGGATTCCCCTTGGGGAAAGGGAAGACCTGGTTGGCATATTGAATGTTCAACTATGGCAAGTAATATATTAGGAGATGTTTTAGATATTCATAGTGGAGGTATTGATTTAAGATTTCCTCATCATGATAATGAACTAGCTCAAAGTGAAGCTTTCTTTGATCATAGTCAATGggtaaattattttttacattcaGGACATTTACATATTGAAGGTTTAAAAATGTCCAaatcattaaaaaattttataacaataaaaaatatgttaacaAAATATACTTCGAATCAAATTCGTATCTTATTTCTTCTTAATAAGTGGGataattttatgaattaTAGCCCTAATGGAGAAAGCATGGTACAATGTATTGAAATCGATAAATCATTTACCAACTTTTTTGCCTTAATTCttatgaaaataaacaaTTTTGATCTCAATAGTTCTAATTTATATTGGAGTGATGcagataataaattaaatttattatttagacAAACAAAAAGCAAAATCCATGAACATTTCCTCGATAATTTTAATACACCGGATGCTCTTTTAGCTATTCAAAAATTAATTACagaagtaaatatatatgtggataaggaaaaaatacaaatcGGATTACTTTTAgaaataaaacattatattaattttatttttgagaCATTTGGACTAATATATGGTGATGCaaataaaggaaaatatGACAAATTTGATGAACTCTTACAAACACTCGGTACCTATAGAAGAAATATTAGAATAAACTTACAAAGCAATGCAAAATTAATtcgaaatattttaaaagaaaaaaacaaaaaaaatgatttagATCCTGTTGCTgcacaagaaaaaaatgaacaactACACTcagaatttataaataatataaaaacaaacaatgaacttttattaaaagaatgtGATTTGTTAAGAGATCAGCACTTATTAAACATGGGTATTTTAATTGATGATAGACCTAACAACGAAtttgttataaaaattatagatGATAATCAATTacaacaagaaaaaaataagagaGAGCAAGAATTGAGTAAAAAAATGGCAGGAAATCAGAAAAAGGGTaatcaaaatgaaaagagagaataa